A single region of the Bacteroidota bacterium genome encodes:
- a CDS encoding glycosyltransferase produces MKILYVSYDGMTDPLGRSQVIPYLEGLSRAGHEICLMSCEKPGRFEKFRETIQAQLDRASIKWVPLHYTSSPPVISTVMDIMTMRKNAQKLYAIHHFDVVHCRSYIAAFTGLAMKQKFGCQFVFDMRGLWADERVDGGLWNLKNPLFKTIFTYFKKKERDFLLAADKIISLTNNAKSEISGWDYFKGLENKIQVIPCCCDMALFDKTKTQQSTDLLRKKLQISGNDFIVSYLGSIGTWYLTDEMIRFFTQMKTVIPSARFLYITQDDKEIIINKSTSSGIPGNDIFVIAANRDEVPALLGLSNISLFFVKQAYSKKASSPTKMGEIMSMGIPLICNSGIGDVDRILQDAGVGLVVGDFSEDTFSETINNISGLLTTDPAYIRSQAAKFYSLETGINLYEKVYDELSESVHA; encoded by the coding sequence GTGAAAATTTTATATGTGTCCTATGATGGAATGACAGACCCCTTGGGGCGCTCACAGGTAATACCTTATCTAGAGGGATTGAGCCGTGCAGGTCATGAAATATGTTTAATGAGTTGTGAGAAGCCGGGCCGGTTCGAAAAATTCCGCGAAACGATACAGGCTCAACTCGACCGTGCTTCCATAAAATGGGTTCCCTTGCATTATACATCAAGCCCACCGGTAATTTCAACGGTAATGGACATAATGACGATGCGGAAAAATGCTCAAAAGCTTTATGCCATTCACCATTTTGATGTGGTTCATTGCCGGAGTTATATTGCCGCATTTACAGGACTGGCAATGAAACAAAAATTCGGGTGTCAATTTGTTTTTGACATGAGAGGTTTATGGGCCGATGAGCGCGTAGATGGGGGGCTTTGGAATCTAAAAAATCCGCTGTTCAAAACGATATTTACGTATTTCAAAAAAAAAGAACGCGACTTTTTGCTGGCTGCAGACAAAATCATTTCACTTACGAACAATGCAAAAAGTGAAATATCGGGATGGGATTATTTTAAAGGTTTAGAAAATAAAATTCAGGTAATCCCCTGCTGTTGCGATATGGCGTTGTTTGATAAAACCAAAACACAGCAATCAACCGATTTGCTGCGCAAAAAGTTGCAAATTTCCGGAAACGATTTCATTGTTTCGTATCTGGGAAGCATTGGTACCTGGTATCTGACCGATGAAATGATTCGCTTTTTTACCCAAATGAAAACCGTAATTCCCAGCGCACGCTTTCTGTACATTACTCAGGACGACAAAGAAATTATCATTAATAAATCAACCTCATCAGGTATTCCGGGAAACGATATTTTTGTTATTGCAGCTAATAGAGACGAAGTGCCGGCATTGCTCGGGCTGAGCAATATAAGCTTGTTTTTTGTAAAGCAGGCCTATTCAAAAAAAGCATCCTCGCCTACTAAAATGGGAGAGATTATGAGTATGGGCATTCCATTAATATGCAACAGTGGCATTGGCGATGTTGACCGGATATTGCAGGATGCCGGTGTGGGTTTGGTTGTCGGTGATTTTTCGGAAGACACTTTTAGTGAAACCATCAATAATATCAGCGGACTTCTTACAACAGATCCTGCATATATTAGAAGTCAGGCCGCAAAGTTCTATTCACTTGAGACCGGAATCAATCTGTATGAAAAGGTGTATGATGAATTATCAGAATCAGTCCATGCCTGA
- a CDS encoding Smr/MutS family protein, with amino-acid sequence MHFLDDFASVELFTSQTEEFRQILISGEYFPSQDFYDCTPELKRIRLEGTWIETEELMFFKLSYAAIGAIKEYLQKRSLKYPVLNESLALPAFNKQIILSASKIIDDKAIIKDTASERLREIRSSIVSISNSIDKKTRRILQSLKKDGLVPDEAEITIRNGRAVVPVYSSNKRKIKGFIHDESASGLTSYIEPAEIFEMNNDLRDLEYEEKKEIIRILTEFTNQLRPELPEIIDAYQFMGQIDFIRAKALVALDMGASKPKISATPQMVWYEAVNPLLSLLQKRQKKEVVPLTFELNEKQHILIISGPNAGGKSVCLKTAGLLQYMLQNGMLVPMKDYSETGIFKQIFIEIGDEQSIENDLSTYSSHLRNLKYFCDNITSSTLFLIDEFGSGTEPHLGGAIAEAVLVHLSNVQPFGIVTTHYGNLKLLAGKIPGVVNGAMLFDTKKMKPVYKLAIGNPGSSYAFEIAGQIGFAKDVLENAARLTGGTQLDYDRQLKELEVEKEELLKKQIQNNVADEFLSEMIEKYRTLLENLEQSKREIIVKAKNDAAKLLNDANRTIENTIREIREHQADKEKTRQLRQELASLVEDNQVADNPNNATMVVVPEKQKKTEKSADRKKSKNEAPAVYSRPAKIGDYVKLIGHEGTGIVEEIKNKSALVIINSMKLWWPLDELGIAGKGEYESSVRKMAKSDQRSIFSGLDEKTANFKPLIDVRGKRAEEVHGLISAWLDDAVLLRVHELRILHGKGNGVLRSVIRELLSRTKEVRSFRDEILEQGGHGITVVEIE; translated from the coding sequence ATGCATTTCCTTGATGATTTTGCATCTGTTGAACTATTTACATCGCAAACAGAAGAATTCAGACAAATATTAATTTCGGGAGAGTACTTTCCATCACAGGATTTCTATGATTGTACTCCTGAACTGAAAAGAATCCGTCTTGAAGGAACATGGATAGAAACGGAAGAACTCATGTTTTTCAAATTGAGTTATGCCGCAATTGGAGCAATAAAGGAATATCTGCAAAAAAGGAGTTTGAAATATCCTGTGCTGAACGAAAGTCTGGCATTACCTGCTTTTAATAAACAAATCATTCTGTCGGCGTCAAAAATTATTGACGACAAGGCAATAATTAAAGATACGGCATCGGAAAGGCTTCGTGAAATCAGAAGTTCTATAGTTTCCATCAGTAATTCCATTGATAAAAAAACCAGAAGAATTCTTCAATCGCTGAAAAAAGACGGCCTGGTGCCTGATGAGGCAGAAATAACCATCCGCAACGGAAGAGCTGTTGTGCCTGTTTATTCATCCAATAAAAGAAAAATAAAAGGATTCATTCATGATGAATCTGCGAGCGGGCTTACATCTTATATTGAGCCGGCTGAGATTTTTGAGATGAATAACGATTTGCGTGACCTTGAGTACGAGGAGAAAAAGGAAATTATAAGAATCCTTACCGAATTCACAAATCAATTACGTCCTGAATTGCCCGAAATTATTGATGCCTATCAATTTATGGGGCAGATAGACTTTATCAGAGCCAAAGCATTGGTGGCACTGGATATGGGCGCTTCAAAACCTAAAATATCGGCCACTCCGCAGATGGTGTGGTACGAAGCGGTAAATCCACTGCTTTCTCTTTTGCAGAAGCGACAAAAAAAAGAAGTCGTTCCTCTTACGTTTGAGCTGAATGAAAAACAGCACATCCTGATAATTTCCGGGCCAAATGCTGGAGGTAAATCGGTATGCCTGAAAACCGCCGGATTGTTGCAGTATATGCTGCAAAACGGAATGCTTGTTCCGATGAAAGATTATTCGGAAACAGGAATTTTTAAACAGATTTTTATTGAGATTGGCGATGAGCAGTCGATTGAAAATGATTTAAGTACTTACAGTTCACACCTTCGCAACCTAAAGTATTTTTGCGACAATATCACTTCTTCAACATTATTTCTGATTGATGAGTTTGGCAGTGGAACCGAGCCACATCTTGGCGGAGCCATTGCGGAGGCAGTACTTGTTCATCTGAGTAATGTACAACCTTTCGGTATTGTTACCACCCATTATGGCAATCTGAAATTGCTTGCCGGAAAAATTCCGGGTGTTGTAAATGGCGCCATGCTGTTTGATACTAAAAAAATGAAACCGGTTTACAAGCTTGCAATTGGCAATCCGGGTAGCAGCTATGCTTTTGAAATTGCCGGACAGATTGGTTTTGCAAAAGATGTACTTGAAAATGCGGCACGGCTTACCGGCGGGACTCAACTTGATTATGACCGTCAGCTGAAAGAACTGGAAGTGGAAAAAGAAGAATTATTAAAGAAGCAGATTCAAAACAATGTTGCCGATGAATTTTTATCGGAAATGATAGAAAAATACCGCACTCTTCTTGAAAATTTGGAGCAGTCAAAACGCGAGATTATTGTAAAAGCAAAAAATGATGCTGCAAAGTTACTGAACGATGCCAACCGAACTATTGAAAATACGATTCGTGAAATCAGGGAGCATCAGGCAGATAAAGAAAAGACAAGGCAATTACGGCAGGAACTGGCGTCATTGGTTGAAGATAATCAGGTGGCGGACAATCCCAATAATGCGACAATGGTTGTTGTTCCTGAAAAGCAAAAGAAAACAGAAAAATCTGCCGACCGGAAGAAAAGCAAAAATGAAGCACCCGCGGTATATTCGAGACCTGCTAAAATTGGCGATTATGTGAAATTGATTGGGCATGAAGGAACCGGTATTGTTGAAGAAATAAAAAACAAATCGGCACTGGTCATTATTAATTCGATGAAATTATGGTGGCCGCTGGATGAGCTTGGTATTGCCGGAAAAGGAGAATATGAATCATCCGTCAGGAAAATGGCAAAAAGCGACCAGAGGTCAATCTTCAGTGGGTTGGATGAAAAAACTGCTAATTTCAAACCACTGATAGATGTCAGGGGAAAGCGTGCCGAGGAGGTACATGGATTGATTTCGGCATGGTTGGATGATGCCGTTTTGCTGCGCGTTCATGAGCTCAGAATTTTGCATGGCAAAGGCAACGGTGTTCTCAGGTCCGTAATTCGTGAATTATTATCCAGAACAAAAGAAGTGCGATCATTCAGAGATGAAATACTGGAGCAAGGTGGTCATGGTATCACTGTTGTTGAAATAGAATAG
- the trxA gene encoding thioredoxin yields the protein MNIAEVKAQDIVNGVTILADKNFDKTIKKDIVLVDFWATWCGPCRLQSPIIDQIAEEIGQKALICKMDVDENGKTANRFNVQYIPTILIFRDGVLIKRFTGAQEKQTLLDAIDEVAK from the coding sequence ATGAACATAGCGGAAGTAAAAGCTCAGGACATTGTAAACGGGGTTACCATTCTCGCCGATAAGAATTTTGACAAAACGATTAAAAAGGATATTGTATTGGTTGATTTCTGGGCTACCTGGTGCGGTCCGTGCCGATTACAATCGCCTATAATAGATCAGATAGCGGAAGAAATAGGCCAAAAGGCGCTTATTTGTAAAATGGATGTTGATGAAAACGGAAAAACGGCGAACCGCTTCAATGTGCAGTATATTCCTACCATATTAATTTTTCGAGATGGTGTTCTTATCAAACGATTTACCGGTGCTCAGGAAAAGCAAACCCTGCTTGATGCAATCGATGAAGTTGCAAAGTAG
- a CDS encoding UbiA-like polyprenyltransferase — MSSFFNKTSKYFSFIKISHTLFSVPFALIGFFLGTSEANNRPDILLLLLVLLCVLFARNAAMGFNRYADRVFDKKNPRTSNREIPQNHIKPWSALVFIIVNAVLFIGTSWFINVLCFALSPIALIVILGYSYTKRFTSLAHYILGLGLSLAPIGAYLAVTGRFALVPVLYSVVVFFWVSGFDVIYSLQDEEFDRAENLKSIPSFFGRKKALTISSVTHVICGLCVCVAGVYSDTGVFFWIGALLFIGLLVYQHRIVKPLDISRVNIAFATTNGFAGIIFAAFVITDICFKVPIWNFLF, encoded by the coding sequence ATGAGTAGTTTTTTCAATAAAACATCGAAGTATTTTTCATTTATAAAAATCAGTCACACGCTGTTTTCAGTTCCGTTTGCCCTTATCGGGTTTTTTCTGGGAACAAGCGAGGCGAATAACCGTCCGGATATTCTTCTGTTACTGTTGGTATTGCTTTGCGTGCTATTTGCACGCAATGCCGCCATGGGGTTCAATCGGTATGCCGACCGCGTTTTTGATAAAAAAAACCCCCGTACAAGTAACCGAGAAATTCCCCAAAATCACATCAAACCATGGTCGGCCTTGGTTTTTATAATTGTAAATGCGGTACTGTTCATTGGCACAAGCTGGTTTATAAACGTGCTATGCTTCGCACTTTCGCCTATTGCGCTCATTGTAATTCTTGGATACAGTTATACCAAGCGCTTCACGTCTTTAGCTCACTACATTCTCGGGCTGGGATTATCATTAGCCCCCATAGGAGCGTATCTGGCCGTGACTGGTAGGTTTGCGCTGGTGCCTGTTTTATACTCTGTAGTTGTCTTCTTCTGGGTCAGCGGCTTTGATGTAATTTACTCGCTGCAGGACGAGGAATTTGACCGGGCGGAGAACTTAAAGTCAATCCCATCTTTTTTTGGAAGGAAAAAGGCGCTTACCATTTCGTCCGTTACGCATGTGATATGTGGATTGTGTGTGTGCGTAGCAGGGGTTTATTCTGATACAGGTGTATTTTTCTGGATTGGCGCACTGTTGTTCATTGGGCTTTTGGTATATCAGCACCGCATTGTAAAACCTTTGGATATCAGCAGGGTAAATATCGCATTCGCAACAACCAATGGATTCGCCGGCATTATTTTCGCAGCATTCGTAATAACTGATATATGTTTTAAAGTCCCAATTTGGAATTTTTTGTTTTGA
- a CDS encoding tetratricopeptide repeat protein codes for MKRLVLLIAVFFLCAGTYAQNPVVSADSLWSGDDQQAEKFYNDGIKSYDAKNLQEALKQFDQAIQLKPTFDKAIFNRGSVKLELKDYAGAITDFNRSIELGPSAKAYFSRGKAKEATGDKDGAYADYTKAIELDASHAQAYYYRGDISFEKGEYDKAIQDFTLAIQSKSDFAYAYNDRGSARFKLEKFDDAVADYKMATTLNPSMAFAYNNMGSVKKKQKDFKGAVDDYTAAIKIKADYYIAYNNRGTAYFELDNFEAALADYNEAIKQKPDYAYAYNNRGNVKYKLKDYEGALADYAKAVELNPSYGYAYLNRGIAYEMMRKNTNSCEDWKKAAALGINTADTYVKNQCK; via the coding sequence ATGAAAAGACTTGTACTTCTGATTGCTGTCTTCTTCCTGTGTGCCGGAACCTATGCGCAGAATCCTGTAGTTTCGGCTGATTCTTTATGGAGTGGTGATGACCAACAGGCCGAGAAATTCTACAATGACGGAATCAAATCGTATGATGCGAAAAATCTTCAGGAAGCACTCAAACAATTTGATCAAGCCATTCAACTGAAGCCAACATTTGACAAAGCCATTTTTAATCGTGGGTCAGTAAAACTTGAATTAAAAGATTATGCAGGTGCTATCACCGATTTTAACCGTTCTATAGAGTTAGGTCCAAGTGCAAAAGCATATTTCAGCCGTGGCAAAGCAAAGGAAGCTACGGGCGATAAAGATGGCGCCTATGCCGATTATACGAAAGCTATTGAGCTGGATGCAAGCCATGCTCAGGCCTACTATTACAGAGGCGATATCAGTTTTGAAAAAGGCGAATACGATAAAGCGATTCAGGATTTTACGCTGGCCATTCAGAGTAAGTCAGATTTCGCTTATGCCTACAATGACAGAGGAAGCGCGAGATTTAAACTTGAGAAATTCGATGATGCTGTGGCCGATTATAAAATGGCTACCACACTCAATCCATCCATGGCCTTTGCCTATAATAACATGGGCAGCGTAAAAAAGAAGCAAAAAGATTTTAAAGGTGCGGTTGATGATTATACGGCCGCCATAAAAATCAAGGCAGATTATTATATTGCCTATAACAACCGCGGCACCGCTTATTTTGAACTGGATAATTTTGAAGCCGCTTTGGCCGATTACAATGAAGCAATCAAACAAAAACCTGATTATGCGTATGCTTACAATAACAGGGGTAATGTAAAATATAAGCTCAAAGATTACGAAGGCGCATTGGCCGATTATGCCAAAGCGGTTGAACTGAACCCATCATACGGATATGCTTACCTGAACAGGGGTATTGCGTACGAAATGATGCGTAAGAATACCAATTCCTGTGAAGACTGGAAAAAGGCGGCTGCACTTGGAATCAATACTGCCGACACTTACGTGAAAAATCAGTGTAAATAG
- a CDS encoding OmpA family protein, translating into MKKYISPICLFIALFVFGGVSAQNVEFIKSNFPGKEKEFKEAKNNYKQGNKYFDMGRGMYRTALELFLKANSFNPSCADLNYKIGKCYVNTIQKTTAIQYLEKAYLLNPSVAPDIKYLMGQAYHLNLEFDKAIQFLQEYKATLSPDMLAQVGPDIEKRINACNVGKELVKKPVRVFIDNLGSNINTIYPEYSPLITADESQIFFTSRRDNTTGGKLDENDLQYYEDIYFSDKTGSGWTKATNPKKPLNSDKHDATVGLSPDGQTLLIYKGTNGGDIFECKLKGDQWSSPSKLKLNTKYHESSATFSFDGRTMYFVSDRPGGYGGGDIYITKKDDKGRWSTPVNAGPVINTPENEEGVFMQSDGKTLYFSSQGHKGMGGFDIFKSSFENGQWTEPVNIGYPINTPDDDVFFSIAASGIHGYYSSVKPEGYGAQDIYEITFLGAEKPVINNTEDNLLASQTQPVSETVIEPVVAILDNQVTLLKGIISDEINLAPVGAVIEITDNDKNEIISSFESNSKTGKYLVSLPSGKNYGIAVKAEGYLFHSENLNIPPSTTYREINKDIKLKKVEVGSTIVLNNIFFDFNKATIRPESTSELDRLVKLLTDLPTLKIEISGHTDNIGASAYNKKLSEQRAKSVVDYLVGKSIAADRLTFVGYGFDKPIATNDTEEGRQMNRRTEFKILSK; encoded by the coding sequence ATGAAAAAATATATTTCACCGATTTGTTTGTTTATCGCGTTATTCGTCTTTGGAGGCGTTTCGGCGCAAAATGTGGAATTTATCAAAAGCAATTTTCCGGGAAAAGAAAAGGAATTCAAAGAAGCCAAGAATAATTATAAGCAAGGGAATAAATACTTTGATATGGGACGGGGAATGTATCGTACCGCCCTGGAGTTATTCCTGAAAGCAAATAGCTTTAACCCTTCTTGCGCCGATTTGAATTATAAAATAGGAAAGTGCTATGTAAATACTATCCAAAAAACGACCGCAATCCAATATCTCGAAAAAGCATATTTGCTCAATCCGTCTGTAGCTCCCGATATAAAATATCTGATGGGTCAGGCATACCACCTTAACCTTGAGTTTGATAAAGCAATTCAGTTTTTGCAGGAATATAAAGCCACGTTATCACCTGATATGCTTGCTCAGGTTGGTCCTGACATTGAAAAGCGGATTAACGCGTGTAATGTCGGTAAAGAGTTGGTGAAAAAGCCGGTCAGGGTTTTCATCGATAATCTGGGAAGTAACATCAACACAATTTATCCTGAATATTCGCCACTCATCACGGCCGATGAATCGCAGATATTTTTTACATCGCGCAGAGATAATACTACCGGTGGCAAATTAGACGAAAATGATTTGCAATATTACGAAGATATTTATTTCAGCGATAAAACGGGCAGCGGCTGGACCAAAGCTACCAATCCCAAAAAACCATTAAACAGCGATAAACATGATGCTACTGTGGGTCTTTCGCCCGATGGGCAAACGTTGCTTATTTATAAAGGAACCAACGGCGGTGACATTTTTGAATGTAAGCTGAAAGGTGATCAATGGTCATCGCCTTCAAAATTAAAACTCAACACAAAATATCACGAATCATCCGCCACATTTTCATTTGACGGAAGAACCATGTATTTTGTAAGCGACAGACCGGGTGGATACGGTGGCGGCGATATTTACATCACGAAAAAAGACGATAAAGGTCGCTGGTCAACTCCTGTTAATGCCGGGCCGGTAATTAATACACCCGAGAATGAAGAAGGTGTTTTCATGCAGTCAGACGGCAAAACACTCTATTTTAGCTCGCAAGGACATAAAGGCATGGGTGGTTTTGATATTTTTAAATCATCATTTGAAAATGGGCAATGGACAGAACCGGTGAACATTGGTTATCCTATTAATACTCCCGACGACGACGTTTTCTTTTCAATAGCGGCAAGTGGCATTCATGGCTATTATTCTTCTGTAAAACCTGAAGGCTATGGCGCACAGGATATTTATGAGATTACATTTCTGGGAGCCGAAAAGCCGGTCATCAATAATACAGAAGATAATTTGCTTGCCAGCCAAACGCAGCCTGTAAGTGAAACTGTAATTGAGCCTGTTGTTGCCATTCTTGATAATCAGGTGACGCTGTTAAAAGGGATTATCAGCGATGAAATCAATCTGGCTCCGGTAGGTGCCGTGATAGAAATTACAGACAACGATAAAAATGAGATAATTTCAAGTTTTGAATCAAACAGCAAAACGGGTAAATATCTGGTTTCTCTGCCATCCGGAAAAAATTACGGAATCGCCGTCAAGGCTGAAGGTTACCTGTTTCATTCCGAAAATTTGAATATTCCGCCATCAACGACTTATAGGGAAATCAATAAAGATATTAAACTGAAGAAAGTTGAAGTGGGCAGCACTATAGTTCTGAATAATATATTCTTTGACTTTAATAAAGCAACAATACGTCCCGAATCCACTTCAGAACTTGACAGGCTTGTGAAATTGCTGACAGACCTGCCGACTCTGAAAATAGAAATTTCAGGACATACAGATAATATCGGCGCATCGGCATACAACAAAAAACTGTCAGAACAACGTGCAAAATCAGTTGTTGATTATCTTGTTGGCAAAAGCATTGCCGCTGACAGACTGACTTTTGTCGGTTATGGTTTTGATAAACCAATCGCAACCAATGATACAGAAGAAGGTCGGCAGATGAACAGAAGAACAGAGTTTAAAATTCTAAGCAAGTAA
- a CDS encoding OmpA family protein produces MKKPNIFAMIIAFSVVFFFCSSILSAQDFGFTKGNFPGQKKELRRALRNIKKGDRRYSYDLKGKYAEALDYYLLANNFNPNCAMLNYRIGVCYLESFYKNTALLYLENANRLNSHVTDDLPYYLGLAYQYNYQFDKAIACYQKYYGSVDPRKLANESGDLDTRLAEITKRIEECKSGKIIYSKPNRLEIMNLGQNVNSLYDDYCPVVNKAETVMAFTSRRKGTSSRLNHYDFLYYEDIWFTYFRNGEWTIPENPGPPINGKTNDATSDMSEGGDTITIYKNYKGEDLLVELVKQDGGWSKPRKLTSSVNYTGSHQPSSSYTSDRQTIYFISDKEGGVGGSDIYYSKVDESGKWGEAVNIGPVINTPYDEEGVCLLNDTTMYFSSKGHNTVGGYDIFLSRLIDGKWTAPVNLGYPMNSTGDDIFLWMGKDGKTGYFNSDRQGGFGGHDIYKVQFTMSTEEIISNINPVSIHGTVVDEDSGEPVMANVLMYSREKDSLIASRVTNKSGKYDVHLSSGKAYRMSMLVKGCDDAGAKKKLFFGTSYSKEFNPIKLSDSAGMATVIYGTVINEKNGKPMQPNIEIIEKGTGKKVAVVVPDTLGNFNVTVTSTLEYNMYVQVSGCEHTQVQVVTENYTQSNIDGQIIKLENIYFDFDRSEIRPDAAEILNRHAVLFQSHKDWKILVEGHTDNMGTMKYNEFLSQKRAENAIEYLLAKGVKRNRFKSGGYGFNKPISTNETDAGRQLNRRVEFSIMK; encoded by the coding sequence ATGAAAAAGCCCAATATTTTTGCAATGATCATTGCTTTTTCTGTTGTATTCTTTTTCTGCAGCAGCATTTTGTCTGCACAGGATTTTGGATTTACAAAGGGTAATTTCCCTGGACAGAAAAAGGAATTGAGAAGGGCTCTCCGTAACATTAAAAAGGGCGATCGCCGTTACAGTTATGATCTGAAAGGAAAATACGCAGAAGCACTCGATTATTATCTGCTGGCAAATAACTTCAACCCGAATTGCGCGATGCTTAATTACCGCATTGGCGTTTGTTACCTCGAATCATTCTATAAAAACACGGCTCTACTGTACCTTGAAAATGCCAACAGGTTAAACTCACATGTAACCGATGATTTGCCATATTATCTTGGTTTAGCGTATCAGTACAACTATCAGTTTGATAAAGCGATTGCCTGCTATCAGAAGTACTACGGCTCTGTTGACCCCAGGAAGCTTGCAAATGAATCAGGTGATTTGGATACAAGACTTGCAGAGATAACCAAACGAATTGAGGAATGTAAAAGTGGGAAAATAATTTATTCAAAACCGAACAGGCTCGAAATAATGAACCTCGGACAGAACGTAAATAGCTTATATGATGATTATTGCCCTGTGGTTAATAAAGCTGAAACAGTAATGGCTTTTACTTCGCGCAGAAAAGGAACCAGCTCAAGACTCAACCATTATGACTTTTTGTATTACGAAGATATATGGTTCACTTATTTCAGAAATGGTGAATGGACTATTCCGGAAAATCCCGGTCCCCCGATTAACGGAAAGACGAACGATGCAACTTCTGATATGTCGGAAGGTGGCGATACTATTACCATCTATAAAAACTACAAAGGTGAAGACCTGCTTGTTGAATTAGTTAAACAAGACGGCGGATGGTCCAAACCAAGAAAACTGACCTCCAGCGTTAATTATACAGGCTCACATCAGCCATCCTCATCTTATACATCTGACCGTCAGACTATCTATTTTATCAGCGATAAAGAAGGCGGTGTGGGTGGTTCCGATATTTATTACAGCAAAGTTGACGAGTCCGGTAAATGGGGCGAAGCTGTCAATATCGGTCCGGTAATCAATACACCCTATGATGAAGAAGGTGTTTGTTTGCTGAATGATACTACAATGTACTTCAGCTCAAAAGGACACAATACTGTGGGTGGGTATGATATTTTTCTTTCAAGATTGATTGATGGAAAATGGACGGCCCCGGTTAATCTTGGTTACCCGATGAATTCAACAGGAGATGATATTTTCCTGTGGATGGGCAAAGACGGGAAAACCGGATATTTCAATTCTGACCGTCAGGGCGGTTTTGGCGGACATGATATTTACAAAGTTCAGTTTACAATGTCGACCGAAGAAATTATTTCAAACATAAACCCTGTATCAATCCACGGAACAGTTGTTGATGAAGATTCGGGTGAGCCTGTTATGGCAAATGTTCTGATGTATTCACGCGAAAAGGACTCACTTATTGCATCGAGAGTTACTAATAAATCAGGGAAATATGATGTACACTTGTCGTCAGGCAAGGCTTACAGAATGTCGATGCTGGTAAAAGGTTGCGATGATGCCGGTGCAAAGAAAAAATTATTTTTCGGCACGTCATATTCCAAAGAATTTAATCCTATAAAATTGTCTGATTCTGCCGGTATGGCAACCGTTATTTATGGAACTGTAATTAACGAAAAGAATGGTAAACCAATGCAGCCGAATATAGAAATTATCGAAAAGGGAACGGGCAAAAAAGTTGCTGTTGTGGTTCCCGATACACTGGGTAATTTCAATGTAACGGTTACATCGACTCTTGAATATAATATGTATGTTCAGGTTTCCGGTTGCGAGCATACGCAAGTACAGGTGGTAACAGAAAACTACACTCAAAGCAATATCGATGGTCAGATTATTAAACTGGAGAATATTTATTTTGATTTTGACCGTTCTGAAATCAGACCCGATGCTGCCGAGATACTGAACCGTCATGCTGTTTTATTCCAGAGCCATAAGGATTGGAAGATACTGGTTGAAGGTCATACGGATAACATGGGAACGATGAAATACAATGAGTTCCTCTCACAGAAAAGGGCTGAAAATGCCATTGAATACTTATTAGCAAAGGGCGTTAAACGTAACCGTTTCAAATCGGGCGGCTATGGTTTCAACAAGCCCATTTCAACCAATGAAACAGATGCCGGACGCCAGCTTAACCGCCGCGTTGAGTTCAGCATCATGAAATAA